The following is a genomic window from Tripterygium wilfordii isolate XIE 37 chromosome 19, ASM1340144v1, whole genome shotgun sequence.
gaccataaaaaataaaattggagtATTCTTTCTCCATGCTTATAACTCCAAAAATTTATATGTACACACAGTTCCAAATAGCTAAATTTATGACATGTACACAAATTGATTCCATAATGTCAAATGCATAACAAATACGCAATAGCTAAATGGTAAATAGTGACTCTATCAcattaaattaaacaaacatGATTAATTAATCCATATATGATATCTGACATAATCACATAATAGCTGACCATCAAAGAAAaatccaataaaaataaaaataaaaattttacagAGTTTCATACATATAGTTAAACATTTAAAATAATcaacaaaaacaccaaaaccaccATGTTCTCATGAGACTTCTTGCTTGGCAGCAGCAGGGGCACTTCTGAAGTACTctggtttgaagtttgaacacatGAAATTACACATAAGTTTTAATACTTCAACAATAGTAATAAAAATCAAGTTAGCTTAAATTCACATACACTTGATCATACCTCTTCAAGATCCTCGCATTCCTCGACATCATTTTCTCCCATGTTTAATGCCTGAACTTTTTCATGAATCTCTGCAATAAACAATCATAAATCATATATAAGGCCATAAGctacatagaaaaataaaataaaatggagcattttataatttaaattacCACCTTCAAGCTTTTCGTAGTCTTCAATTTGATCCATAGCTTCTCGAAGATTGATTGGAGTAGAAGATTTACGGATCCAATTTTGGGTGCAAATTAGGGCCTCAACTGTAAAAGGGCATAAAGAACTGCGAAATGGATCGATAACTCACCCTGCCGTGCTGAATGTCGATTCGGAAGCCACTGTAGACACGGGAATCGCAAGGACATCCCTTGCAATTAAAGAAAGCACATGATATCTACTTGCATTCACCTTCCACCAAGCAAGTAGATTAAAACCATCTTTGTCATTCTCCAGACTCTCTCCCAAATATCGATCAACTTCAGATTTATTTTCCAAAGATTGAGAATCCTTCAAATGTTTTTTAAAACTCGCCAATCTCGCTGCCCTCATATCCGTTGGCAGAGATTCATTGCTTCCCAATGTATTTGATTGACTCACCTTCTCTTGTGTGCTACTAACTCCATTATTTTGAGCATATGCATCATATAAACGAGTCAAAGTACTTTTAACTCTCTCTGGCAATCCCGGGActgaattgaaagaaaattcaatCATCTTTAATTTATATCGAGGATCAAGAACAAATGCAACAAACAACAAACCATTCATAGCATTAATGCTGCCCCAGTATTTGTTAAACTTAGCCATCATATTCACAGCCACATTTTTCAGCATTTCATCGCTTAAAGCACAGTCAGACTCAATAGTATCTTGAATCATTAACAGCTCCATAATAAAACCATTAGATGTGACATGTTGAGATCCTGAGAATCGCACAGTTGcatcataaaaaaatttcagaaacTTCACAAATAACCTTACTTTCTCCCAATCAGAAGCAGTAGGAACCCCAAAAGTGATCCTTCTCCCTCCATCACCACCCTCTTCCTCCATAGCCGCACGTAAAAAGTTAGTATCATCCTCCTCTAATCTTTCAAAGGCCTTTTGGTATTTTTCAGCCCTATGTAACATCTCATAAGTGTAATTCCATCTTGTAGCCACATCTAAAACAACTTGATGTTTATAAGGCAATTTTTATTTCTCTGCACACAATTTAAATGCCTTCAACCTTTGTGGAGAGGATCTAACATATTTTACTGCATTTCTAACCTTGGTAATGCACTCATCCATATCTTTCAATCCATCAGTAACAATAAGATTTAAAATATGCGCACAACATCTCAAATGTAAAAATTCATGTCGCAAAATAGTCCCCTTTCTATGTTGTGTCTTCTTTTTCAAGAAATCAATGACCAAATTATTTGAGCTAGCATTGTCAACAGTAAGGGTAAGAATCTTATCTATCCCCCATTCAAGCAAACATGTTTCTACAGCTTTACCAAGTGTTGATCCCTTATGGTTCTCAACTTGACAAAAATTAAGAATTCGCTTATGCATTTTCCAATTACTGTCAATGAAATGCCCTGTAAGACACATGTAATTCATATTTTGGACAGAAGTCCAAGTGTCTGTAGTAAGACAAAAACGTTGTCCTTTAATGGCTTTTTTCATCTCTGACTTTTCCTTCtcatacaacaaaatacattcCCTTGAAATTGTGATACGACTTGGGATGTTTTTCCATTTAGGACAAATTTCGGCCAAAAATTCTCGAAACCCCTCCCCCTGGACAAATCTAGAAGGCAACTCATCCTTTACAATCATGCAAGCTAAGGCTTTCTTAGCTCTTACAGGATTAAATTGTGTAAGTGAGGACAATGTCTCACCTGGCTTTACAGGCTCGAAGTTCAATGTAGTCTGACCCTTCTCCAACTCAATCTCTTTTTCTCTAAAAGGGTTTTCAGAAGATAAGCAAACATTGACTAAATGATTCCCCAAAGATGTGGTACCATTTTGTTTAGGATCAGCTGCATAACTCTTACTACAAAAGTCACATGTTGCCCTACGTTTACCATTTGCAGTTGTAACCTCAGTAAAAAAATCCCAAACCCAAGATCTTTTCCTAGAAGTTTCAATTTTTGTAGGTTCACTAACCTTTCTTGCAGTACCAGGATCTGCTTCTTGTTGCTTATTGATAATATTGCCCTCCGTTGGATTTGGTGGATCGTTACCCATCTTTCAAAGCAAGCTGATTCGCAAATGCCAAATAAAATTCACTAACAGGGTCTGTCAAATGCAATAGCAAATCAAGTTATGAtagtaacaactaacaagaaTTAACAAGAGAAAAGCGGGCTTGCTCAATACTAACCTCTCAATATCAGTCGCGAGCGCCGAGAAGGGCATCAAGGTCCAACCAACGCACTAGGAAACCAATGGAGTGTTGCGGCCATCAAGAAGACAAGAACAATAAGACAAATGAAGTTAAAACCCTAGCAAAAAACGAAAGGACAAAGGTAATCGTCATTTTCAATTACAAATGGGCCTGGCTATTGGGTAGTAGTCACTAGTTTAACTGTTTAAGTGTTTCTTCAATGAGCCTACCTAAACAAATGGACAATACAATAGAATAattaatgatatctttgactttgaggagtattatatatatatatatgtgtgtgtctgtgtaattttaacttttaagaagAAAGTTCGGTCGGTTTCGGTTAACCGaaatatgtttttaaaattatgaataCCGACTGTTTAAAATATTGAGTTTGTGTACACCGATCGAACCGACCGAACATCAAAAAACTTTTATAACAAAACCGACCAATCGGTCGGGGCGGTCGGTCGGGGCGGTTTATGCGGTCTTTTTGA
Proteins encoded in this region:
- the LOC119985856 gene encoding zinc finger BED domain-containing protein RICESLEEPER 2-like, producing the protein MGNDPPNPTEGNIINKQQEADPGTARKVSEPTKIETSRKRSWVWDFFTEVTTANGKRRATCDFCSKSYAADPKQNGTTSLGNHLVNVCLSSENPFREKEIELEKGQTTLNFEPVKPGETLSSLTQFNPVRAKKALACMIVKDELPSRFVQGEGFREFLAEICPKWKNIPSRITISRECILLYEKEKSEMKKAIKGQRFCLTTDTWTSVQNMNYMCLTGHFIDSNWKMHKRILNFCQVENHKGSTLGKAVETCLLEWGIDKILTLTVDNASSNNLVIDFLKKKTQHRKGTILRHEFLHLRCCAHILNLIVTDGLKDMDECITKVRNAVKYVRSSPQRLKAFKLCAEK